A section of the Solea solea chromosome 17, fSolSol10.1, whole genome shotgun sequence genome encodes:
- the LOC131443139 gene encoding protein EFR3 homolog B isoform X2 translates to MTGVCGCCGALRPRYKRLVDNIFPEDPEDGLVKANMEKLTFYALSAPEKLDRIGAYLSERLSRDVARHRYGYVCIAMEALDQLLMACHCQSINLFVESFLKMVRKLLESDKPSLQILGTNSFVKFANIEEDTPSYHRSYDFFVSRFSEMCHSSFEDPDIRTKIRMAGIKGLQGVVRKTVNDELQANIWDPQHMDKIVPSLLFNLQSGERTESRSPSPLQASEKEKESPVELTERCFRELLGRAAYGNIKNAITPVLMHLDNHSLWEGKTFAVRCFKIIMYSIQSQHSHLVIQQLLGHLDANSKSSATVRAGIVEVLLEAAAIAASGSVGPTVLEVFNTLLRQLRLSVDYELTGSYDGSTNIGTKIIKAHEERQLQEAVIRTIGSFANTLPTYQRSEVMLFIMGKIPVPGVHLALPSTGSGPEGTRMIQVMLLKSLVQVTAGFQTTNMLTALPSSFLEPLLSLSLTEDSEVRLLVLQILLSLIDRHDNRPKFLNISSISDISALKLKVDKCSRQDNLFMKKHGQQLYRHIYLGCKEQNSGRQHYEFLFALLGLLSVELANEEVVVDLIRLTLALQDLALSTDEALPVYNRCAIHALAAAYLNLICQLTTVPAFCQHIHEVIEVRQKESPYLLPEDVFIDNPKLPPSLEKVEGDVLFLQSKITEVLGGSGYNTERLATPYVPQYTDEDRLSKRKSIGETISLQVEVESRNSPEKEERTPAEEITFETLKNAIVDSVGMEEQERERRRQVVEKFQKAPFEEIAAHCGARATQLQSKLNQIFEITIRPPPSPSGTITSGYGQTQSRSVPIYEMKFPDLCVY, encoded by the exons ATGACAG GGGTTTGCGGTTGTTGTGGGGCACTCAGGCCTCGGTACAAACGACTGGTAGACAACATCTTCCCAGAGGACCCAGAG GATGGGCTGGTGAAAGCCAACATGGAGAAGTTGACATTCTATGCCCTGTCAGCTCCAGAGAAGCTCGACCGTATCGGAGCCTACCTGTCTGAGAGATTGTCAAGGGATGTGGCCCGACACCGATACGG GTATGTATGCATAGCCATGGAGGCCTTGGATCAGCTGCTGATGGCCTGCCACTGTCAGAGCATCAACCTGTTTGTGGAGAGTTTCCTTAAGATGGTGCGGAAGCTGCTTGAGTCAGACAAACCCAGCCTTCAGATCCTAGGAACCAACTCA TTCGTGAAGTTTGCCAACATAGAAGAGGACACCCCATCGTACCACCGCAGTTACGACTTCTTTGTGTCACGCTTCAGTGAGATGTGCCACTCTAGCTTCGAGGACCCTGACATCCGTACAAA GATCCGCATGGCAGGTATCAAGGGTCTGCAGGGTGTGGTGAGGAAGACCGTGAATGATGAGTTACAGGCAAACATCTGGGACCCTCAGCACATGGACAAGATCGTCCCCTCTCTGCTTTTCAACCTCCAGAGTGGAGAGCGTACAGAGAG CCGCTCCCCCTCGCCGCTGCAGGcgtcagagaaagagaaggaaagcCCAGTGGAACTGACCGAGCGCTGCTTCAGGGAGCTTCTGGGACGAGCTGCCTATGGCAACATCAAGAATGCTATCACACCCGTGCTAAT GCACTTGGATAACCACTCTCTATGGGAGGGGAAGACTTTTGCAGTGCGTTGCTTCAAAATCATCATGTACTCCATCCAG TCTCAGCACTCCCACCTGGTCATCCAGCAGCTTCTCGGTCACCTGGATGCTAACAGCAAGAGCTCGGCCACAGTGCGAGCTGGCATAGTGGAAGTTTTGCTGGAGGCAGCTGCCATCGCAGCCAGTGGCTCTGTTG gccCCACAGTCTTAGAGGTGTTCAACACTCTGCTGCGGCAGCTCCGTCTCAGTGTTGACTACGAGTTGACCGGCTCTTACGACGGCAGCACGAACATCGGCACCAAGATCATCAAAGCTCACGAGGAGAGGCAGCTGCAGGAGGCTGTCATCAGGACCATTG gtTCATTTGCAAACACTCTGCCAACATACCAGCGGTCAGAGGTCATGCTCTTCATTATGGGCAAGATCCCTGTCCCTGGTGTTCACCTAGCGCTGCCATCCACTGGCTCAGG GCCTGAGGGCACCCGGATGATTCAGGTCATGTTACTTAAATCCTTGGTCCAG GTTACAGCAGGATTCCAGACCACCAACATGCTGACAGCACTGCCAAGCTCCTTCCTGGAGCCACTgctgtccctctctctcaccgAGGATTCAGAGGTTCGACTGCTGGTGCTACAAATCCTTCTCAGTCTCATCGACCGGCATGACAACAGGCCAAAGTTCCTCAACATTAG cagcaTCTCGGACATCTCGGCACTCAAGCTCAAAGTTGACAAGTGTTCCAGACAAGACAACTTATTCATGAAAAAG CATGGTCAGCAGCTGTACCGACACATTTACCTGGGCTGCAAGGAGCAGAACAGTGGTCGGCAGCACTACGAGTTCCTTTTTGCTCTTTTGGGCCTTCTGAGTGTGGAGCTTGCTAATGAAGAGGTGGTGGTGGACCTCATTCGTCTCACATTGGCATTGCAG GACCTGGCACTTTCAACCGACGAGGCTCTGCCCGTTTATAACCGCTGCGCTATTCACGCCCTCGCCGCTGCCTACCTCAACCTCATCTGCCAGCTCACCACCGTTCCAGCCTTCTGCCAGCACATACACGAG GTAATTGAagtcagacagaaagaaagccCCTACCTTTTGCCTGAGGATGTCTTCATTGACAACCCCAA GCTGCCTCCCTCCCTGGAGAAGGTAGAAGGGGATGTTTTGTTCCTTCAGTCGAAGATTACTGAGGTGCTTGGAGGCAGTGGTTACAACACAGAGAGACTGGCTACACCTTACGTCCCACAGTACACAG ATGAGGACCGTCTGTCTAAGAGAAAGAGCATCGGTGAAACAATCTCACTCCAAGTGGAGGTGGAGTCCAGAAACAGTCCAGAGAAGGAAGAG AGGACACCGGCAGAGGAGATCACATTTGAGACCTTAAAAAATGCCATAG tGGACAGTGTGGGtatggaggagcaggagagggagCGGAGAAGACAAGTGGTGGAGAAGTTTCAGAAAGCCCCCTTTGAGGAAATAGCGGCCCATTGTGGTGCCAGG GCCACTCAGTTGCAGAGTAAACTAAATCAGATCTTTGAAATTACAATCAG ACCCCCACCCAGTCCATCTGGAACCATCACGTCGGGTTACGGCCAAACCCAGAGTCGATCTGTGCCCATCTATGAGATGAAATTTCCCgacctgtgtgtgtattaa
- the LOC131443139 gene encoding protein EFR3 homolog B isoform X1, which translates to MPLPAPDVPASQRLALDCRTLLDHRVGKGVCGCCGALRPRYKRLVDNIFPEDPEDGLVKANMEKLTFYALSAPEKLDRIGAYLSERLSRDVARHRYGYVCIAMEALDQLLMACHCQSINLFVESFLKMVRKLLESDKPSLQILGTNSFVKFANIEEDTPSYHRSYDFFVSRFSEMCHSSFEDPDIRTKIRMAGIKGLQGVVRKTVNDELQANIWDPQHMDKIVPSLLFNLQSGERTESRSPSPLQASEKEKESPVELTERCFRELLGRAAYGNIKNAITPVLMHLDNHSLWEGKTFAVRCFKIIMYSIQSQHSHLVIQQLLGHLDANSKSSATVRAGIVEVLLEAAAIAASGSVGPTVLEVFNTLLRQLRLSVDYELTGSYDGSTNIGTKIIKAHEERQLQEAVIRTIGSFANTLPTYQRSEVMLFIMGKIPVPGVHLALPSTGSGPEGTRMIQVMLLKSLVQVTAGFQTTNMLTALPSSFLEPLLSLSLTEDSEVRLLVLQILLSLIDRHDNRPKFLNISSISDISALKLKVDKCSRQDNLFMKKHGQQLYRHIYLGCKEQNSGRQHYEFLFALLGLLSVELANEEVVVDLIRLTLALQDLALSTDEALPVYNRCAIHALAAAYLNLICQLTTVPAFCQHIHEVIEVRQKESPYLLPEDVFIDNPKLPPSLEKVEGDVLFLQSKITEVLGGSGYNTERLATPYVPQYTDEDRLSKRKSIGETISLQVEVESRNSPEKEERTPAEEITFETLKNAIVDSVGMEEQERERRRQVVEKFQKAPFEEIAAHCGARATQLQSKLNQIFEITIRPPPSPSGTITSGYGQTQSRSVPIYEMKFPDLCVY; encoded by the exons ATGCCCTTGCCTGCTCCTGATGTCCCAGCCTCTCAGAGGCTGGCACTGGATTGTCGTACCCTTCTGGACCATCGCGTTGGCAAGG GGGTTTGCGGTTGTTGTGGGGCACTCAGGCCTCGGTACAAACGACTGGTAGACAACATCTTCCCAGAGGACCCAGAG GATGGGCTGGTGAAAGCCAACATGGAGAAGTTGACATTCTATGCCCTGTCAGCTCCAGAGAAGCTCGACCGTATCGGAGCCTACCTGTCTGAGAGATTGTCAAGGGATGTGGCCCGACACCGATACGG GTATGTATGCATAGCCATGGAGGCCTTGGATCAGCTGCTGATGGCCTGCCACTGTCAGAGCATCAACCTGTTTGTGGAGAGTTTCCTTAAGATGGTGCGGAAGCTGCTTGAGTCAGACAAACCCAGCCTTCAGATCCTAGGAACCAACTCA TTCGTGAAGTTTGCCAACATAGAAGAGGACACCCCATCGTACCACCGCAGTTACGACTTCTTTGTGTCACGCTTCAGTGAGATGTGCCACTCTAGCTTCGAGGACCCTGACATCCGTACAAA GATCCGCATGGCAGGTATCAAGGGTCTGCAGGGTGTGGTGAGGAAGACCGTGAATGATGAGTTACAGGCAAACATCTGGGACCCTCAGCACATGGACAAGATCGTCCCCTCTCTGCTTTTCAACCTCCAGAGTGGAGAGCGTACAGAGAG CCGCTCCCCCTCGCCGCTGCAGGcgtcagagaaagagaaggaaagcCCAGTGGAACTGACCGAGCGCTGCTTCAGGGAGCTTCTGGGACGAGCTGCCTATGGCAACATCAAGAATGCTATCACACCCGTGCTAAT GCACTTGGATAACCACTCTCTATGGGAGGGGAAGACTTTTGCAGTGCGTTGCTTCAAAATCATCATGTACTCCATCCAG TCTCAGCACTCCCACCTGGTCATCCAGCAGCTTCTCGGTCACCTGGATGCTAACAGCAAGAGCTCGGCCACAGTGCGAGCTGGCATAGTGGAAGTTTTGCTGGAGGCAGCTGCCATCGCAGCCAGTGGCTCTGTTG gccCCACAGTCTTAGAGGTGTTCAACACTCTGCTGCGGCAGCTCCGTCTCAGTGTTGACTACGAGTTGACCGGCTCTTACGACGGCAGCACGAACATCGGCACCAAGATCATCAAAGCTCACGAGGAGAGGCAGCTGCAGGAGGCTGTCATCAGGACCATTG gtTCATTTGCAAACACTCTGCCAACATACCAGCGGTCAGAGGTCATGCTCTTCATTATGGGCAAGATCCCTGTCCCTGGTGTTCACCTAGCGCTGCCATCCACTGGCTCAGG GCCTGAGGGCACCCGGATGATTCAGGTCATGTTACTTAAATCCTTGGTCCAG GTTACAGCAGGATTCCAGACCACCAACATGCTGACAGCACTGCCAAGCTCCTTCCTGGAGCCACTgctgtccctctctctcaccgAGGATTCAGAGGTTCGACTGCTGGTGCTACAAATCCTTCTCAGTCTCATCGACCGGCATGACAACAGGCCAAAGTTCCTCAACATTAG cagcaTCTCGGACATCTCGGCACTCAAGCTCAAAGTTGACAAGTGTTCCAGACAAGACAACTTATTCATGAAAAAG CATGGTCAGCAGCTGTACCGACACATTTACCTGGGCTGCAAGGAGCAGAACAGTGGTCGGCAGCACTACGAGTTCCTTTTTGCTCTTTTGGGCCTTCTGAGTGTGGAGCTTGCTAATGAAGAGGTGGTGGTGGACCTCATTCGTCTCACATTGGCATTGCAG GACCTGGCACTTTCAACCGACGAGGCTCTGCCCGTTTATAACCGCTGCGCTATTCACGCCCTCGCCGCTGCCTACCTCAACCTCATCTGCCAGCTCACCACCGTTCCAGCCTTCTGCCAGCACATACACGAG GTAATTGAagtcagacagaaagaaagccCCTACCTTTTGCCTGAGGATGTCTTCATTGACAACCCCAA GCTGCCTCCCTCCCTGGAGAAGGTAGAAGGGGATGTTTTGTTCCTTCAGTCGAAGATTACTGAGGTGCTTGGAGGCAGTGGTTACAACACAGAGAGACTGGCTACACCTTACGTCCCACAGTACACAG ATGAGGACCGTCTGTCTAAGAGAAAGAGCATCGGTGAAACAATCTCACTCCAAGTGGAGGTGGAGTCCAGAAACAGTCCAGAGAAGGAAGAG AGGACACCGGCAGAGGAGATCACATTTGAGACCTTAAAAAATGCCATAG tGGACAGTGTGGGtatggaggagcaggagagggagCGGAGAAGACAAGTGGTGGAGAAGTTTCAGAAAGCCCCCTTTGAGGAAATAGCGGCCCATTGTGGTGCCAGG GCCACTCAGTTGCAGAGTAAACTAAATCAGATCTTTGAAATTACAATCAG ACCCCCACCCAGTCCATCTGGAACCATCACGTCGGGTTACGGCCAAACCCAGAGTCGATCTGTGCCCATCTATGAGATGAAATTTCCCgacctgtgtgtgtattaa
- the LOC131443139 gene encoding protein EFR3 homolog B isoform X3, translating into MYGVCGCCGALRPRYKRLVDNIFPEDPEDGLVKANMEKLTFYALSAPEKLDRIGAYLSERLSRDVARHRYGYVCIAMEALDQLLMACHCQSINLFVESFLKMVRKLLESDKPSLQILGTNSFVKFANIEEDTPSYHRSYDFFVSRFSEMCHSSFEDPDIRTKIRMAGIKGLQGVVRKTVNDELQANIWDPQHMDKIVPSLLFNLQSGERTESRSPSPLQASEKEKESPVELTERCFRELLGRAAYGNIKNAITPVLMHLDNHSLWEGKTFAVRCFKIIMYSIQSQHSHLVIQQLLGHLDANSKSSATVRAGIVEVLLEAAAIAASGSVGPTVLEVFNTLLRQLRLSVDYELTGSYDGSTNIGTKIIKAHEERQLQEAVIRTIGSFANTLPTYQRSEVMLFIMGKIPVPGVHLALPSTGSGPEGTRMIQVMLLKSLVQVTAGFQTTNMLTALPSSFLEPLLSLSLTEDSEVRLLVLQILLSLIDRHDNRPKFLNISSISDISALKLKVDKCSRQDNLFMKKHGQQLYRHIYLGCKEQNSGRQHYEFLFALLGLLSVELANEEVVVDLIRLTLALQDLALSTDEALPVYNRCAIHALAAAYLNLICQLTTVPAFCQHIHEVIEVRQKESPYLLPEDVFIDNPKLPPSLEKVEGDVLFLQSKITEVLGGSGYNTERLATPYVPQYTDEDRLSKRKSIGETISLQVEVESRNSPEKEERTPAEEITFETLKNAIVDSVGMEEQERERRRQVVEKFQKAPFEEIAAHCGARATQLQSKLNQIFEITIRPPPSPSGTITSGYGQTQSRSVPIYEMKFPDLCVY; encoded by the exons ATGTACG GGGTTTGCGGTTGTTGTGGGGCACTCAGGCCTCGGTACAAACGACTGGTAGACAACATCTTCCCAGAGGACCCAGAG GATGGGCTGGTGAAAGCCAACATGGAGAAGTTGACATTCTATGCCCTGTCAGCTCCAGAGAAGCTCGACCGTATCGGAGCCTACCTGTCTGAGAGATTGTCAAGGGATGTGGCCCGACACCGATACGG GTATGTATGCATAGCCATGGAGGCCTTGGATCAGCTGCTGATGGCCTGCCACTGTCAGAGCATCAACCTGTTTGTGGAGAGTTTCCTTAAGATGGTGCGGAAGCTGCTTGAGTCAGACAAACCCAGCCTTCAGATCCTAGGAACCAACTCA TTCGTGAAGTTTGCCAACATAGAAGAGGACACCCCATCGTACCACCGCAGTTACGACTTCTTTGTGTCACGCTTCAGTGAGATGTGCCACTCTAGCTTCGAGGACCCTGACATCCGTACAAA GATCCGCATGGCAGGTATCAAGGGTCTGCAGGGTGTGGTGAGGAAGACCGTGAATGATGAGTTACAGGCAAACATCTGGGACCCTCAGCACATGGACAAGATCGTCCCCTCTCTGCTTTTCAACCTCCAGAGTGGAGAGCGTACAGAGAG CCGCTCCCCCTCGCCGCTGCAGGcgtcagagaaagagaaggaaagcCCAGTGGAACTGACCGAGCGCTGCTTCAGGGAGCTTCTGGGACGAGCTGCCTATGGCAACATCAAGAATGCTATCACACCCGTGCTAAT GCACTTGGATAACCACTCTCTATGGGAGGGGAAGACTTTTGCAGTGCGTTGCTTCAAAATCATCATGTACTCCATCCAG TCTCAGCACTCCCACCTGGTCATCCAGCAGCTTCTCGGTCACCTGGATGCTAACAGCAAGAGCTCGGCCACAGTGCGAGCTGGCATAGTGGAAGTTTTGCTGGAGGCAGCTGCCATCGCAGCCAGTGGCTCTGTTG gccCCACAGTCTTAGAGGTGTTCAACACTCTGCTGCGGCAGCTCCGTCTCAGTGTTGACTACGAGTTGACCGGCTCTTACGACGGCAGCACGAACATCGGCACCAAGATCATCAAAGCTCACGAGGAGAGGCAGCTGCAGGAGGCTGTCATCAGGACCATTG gtTCATTTGCAAACACTCTGCCAACATACCAGCGGTCAGAGGTCATGCTCTTCATTATGGGCAAGATCCCTGTCCCTGGTGTTCACCTAGCGCTGCCATCCACTGGCTCAGG GCCTGAGGGCACCCGGATGATTCAGGTCATGTTACTTAAATCCTTGGTCCAG GTTACAGCAGGATTCCAGACCACCAACATGCTGACAGCACTGCCAAGCTCCTTCCTGGAGCCACTgctgtccctctctctcaccgAGGATTCAGAGGTTCGACTGCTGGTGCTACAAATCCTTCTCAGTCTCATCGACCGGCATGACAACAGGCCAAAGTTCCTCAACATTAG cagcaTCTCGGACATCTCGGCACTCAAGCTCAAAGTTGACAAGTGTTCCAGACAAGACAACTTATTCATGAAAAAG CATGGTCAGCAGCTGTACCGACACATTTACCTGGGCTGCAAGGAGCAGAACAGTGGTCGGCAGCACTACGAGTTCCTTTTTGCTCTTTTGGGCCTTCTGAGTGTGGAGCTTGCTAATGAAGAGGTGGTGGTGGACCTCATTCGTCTCACATTGGCATTGCAG GACCTGGCACTTTCAACCGACGAGGCTCTGCCCGTTTATAACCGCTGCGCTATTCACGCCCTCGCCGCTGCCTACCTCAACCTCATCTGCCAGCTCACCACCGTTCCAGCCTTCTGCCAGCACATACACGAG GTAATTGAagtcagacagaaagaaagccCCTACCTTTTGCCTGAGGATGTCTTCATTGACAACCCCAA GCTGCCTCCCTCCCTGGAGAAGGTAGAAGGGGATGTTTTGTTCCTTCAGTCGAAGATTACTGAGGTGCTTGGAGGCAGTGGTTACAACACAGAGAGACTGGCTACACCTTACGTCCCACAGTACACAG ATGAGGACCGTCTGTCTAAGAGAAAGAGCATCGGTGAAACAATCTCACTCCAAGTGGAGGTGGAGTCCAGAAACAGTCCAGAGAAGGAAGAG AGGACACCGGCAGAGGAGATCACATTTGAGACCTTAAAAAATGCCATAG tGGACAGTGTGGGtatggaggagcaggagagggagCGGAGAAGACAAGTGGTGGAGAAGTTTCAGAAAGCCCCCTTTGAGGAAATAGCGGCCCATTGTGGTGCCAGG GCCACTCAGTTGCAGAGTAAACTAAATCAGATCTTTGAAATTACAATCAG ACCCCCACCCAGTCCATCTGGAACCATCACGTCGGGTTACGGCCAAACCCAGAGTCGATCTGTGCCCATCTATGAGATGAAATTTCCCgacctgtgtgtgtattaa